Proteins from a single region of Bogoriella caseilytica:
- a CDS encoding SRPBCC domain-containing protein, translating into MSDGTEHINRTSREVSSRARGESDVKVIGLSRRYEVPLAELWEACTVAERISRWVAPISGDLRLGGRYQIEGNAEGTIEECVPQERIAVTWEYGGETSWVVATLAHEDDAARLTVEHLAPGGAHWEEFGAGAGGIGWDLMLLGLQFHLQDSEFRGDPAWLGTDEGRALMAASAEQWRLAQIAGEQDEKAANEAAVRCRQAYLGE; encoded by the coding sequence ATGTCAGACGGGACCGAACACATCAACCGCACCAGCCGCGAGGTCAGCAGCCGCGCCCGCGGCGAATCGGACGTGAAGGTCATCGGCCTCTCGCGCCGTTACGAGGTCCCGCTCGCTGAGCTCTGGGAGGCCTGCACCGTCGCCGAGCGGATCTCCCGGTGGGTGGCGCCCATCTCCGGAGACCTGCGCCTGGGCGGGCGTTACCAGATCGAGGGCAATGCCGAGGGCACGATCGAGGAGTGCGTGCCGCAGGAGCGGATCGCCGTGACCTGGGAATACGGCGGAGAAACGAGCTGGGTGGTGGCCACCCTCGCCCACGAGGACGACGCGGCACGGCTGACCGTCGAGCACCTCGCGCCGGGCGGAGCGCACTGGGAAGAGTTCGGCGCCGGGGCCGGCGGGATCGGCTGGGATCTGATGCTGCTCGGGCTGCAGTTCCATCTGCAGGATTCGGAGTTCCGGGGTGATCCGGCATGGCTCGGCACGGATGAGGGCCGCGCGTTGATGGCCGCGAGCGCGGAGCAGTGGCGTCTGGCCCAGATCGCCGGGGAGCAGGATGAGAAGGCAGCGAACGAGGCGGCGGTCCGCTGCCGCCAGGCATATCTCGGCGAGTAA
- a CDS encoding putative quinol monooxygenase, with protein sequence MTFANVGTLGVQPGKREELIAILTRSNPELKSAGCLAYEVGVSEEAPDTVFVAELWESVDAHQASLQLPSVRAAIAEAVPLLTGEMDGFRFIVAGSPLRD encoded by the coding sequence ATGACCTTTGCCAACGTCGGCACCCTGGGCGTGCAGCCCGGCAAGCGGGAAGAGCTGATCGCCATCCTGACCCGCAGCAACCCGGAACTGAAGTCAGCCGGCTGCCTCGCCTACGAGGTCGGCGTGAGCGAGGAAGCACCGGACACGGTCTTCGTCGCCGAGCTGTGGGAGTCCGTCGACGCACACCAGGCCTCCTTGCAGCTGCCGAGTGTGCGCGCCGCTATCGCCGAGGCCGTGCCCCTGCTCACCGGAGAAATGGACGGCTTCCGCTTCATCGTCGCCGGTTCCCCGCTGCGCGACTGA
- a CDS encoding L-serine ammonia-lyase, whose protein sequence is MGRALSVFDLLKVSIGPSSSHTAGPMRAAAEFSADLDAAGVLEDVATIEVSLYGSLAATGPGHGTLDAVLLGFEGCRPDQLLPSEAEARQARISDEGTVLVADRHSVPLSTAAISLHPLTRLQRHSNGMRFTALDATGEPVQQETFFSIGGGFIARDVDGGPDGEGAGGDGAIQGGEGDGEAREPAIPMPFSTAVELLEHCRRREIGVSEVMLRNELTWRTEAEIRQGLLHLRDVMFESVAASVAREGYLPGRLSVRRRAKIWYDRLQSEALGDDPTYWQEWVNMVALAVNEENASGGRVVTAPTNGAAGIIPAVLHYALHYPPAAERRDEIAVDFLLAAGAIGVLFKEQASLSGAEVGCQGEVGSAASMAAGGLASVLGGTPEQVENAAEIAMEHNLGLTCDPIGGLVQVPCIERNALAATQAINAARMALWGDGQHHVSLDEVIVTMRETGRDMSEKYKETSQGGLAVNVIEC, encoded by the coding sequence ATGGGCAGAGCACTGAGCGTCTTCGACCTGCTCAAGGTGAGCATCGGCCCCTCGAGTTCCCACACCGCCGGGCCGATGCGGGCGGCGGCCGAGTTCAGCGCGGATCTCGACGCCGCTGGAGTGCTGGAGGACGTCGCCACCATAGAGGTCAGCCTCTACGGTTCCCTGGCCGCCACCGGGCCGGGGCACGGCACCTTGGATGCCGTCCTGCTCGGCTTCGAGGGGTGTCGCCCCGATCAGCTGCTTCCCTCGGAGGCCGAAGCGCGGCAGGCTCGCATCAGTGACGAGGGGACGGTGCTCGTGGCGGACCGTCATTCGGTCCCTTTGAGTACGGCAGCGATTTCGCTGCATCCCCTCACCCGGCTGCAGCGCCATTCCAATGGCATGAGATTCACGGCGCTCGACGCCACTGGTGAGCCGGTGCAGCAGGAGACCTTCTTCTCGATCGGCGGTGGCTTCATCGCCCGCGATGTCGACGGCGGTCCGGATGGTGAGGGCGCTGGTGGTGACGGCGCAATCCAGGGAGGCGAGGGCGACGGTGAGGCGCGCGAGCCCGCCATCCCGATGCCCTTTTCCACCGCCGTCGAACTGCTCGAGCACTGCCGGCGCCGGGAGATCGGCGTCAGTGAGGTCATGTTGCGCAACGAGCTCACCTGGCGCACTGAGGCGGAGATCCGCCAGGGGCTGCTGCACCTGCGGGACGTCATGTTCGAAAGCGTGGCGGCGTCCGTGGCGCGCGAGGGATATCTGCCTGGACGGCTCTCGGTGCGGCGGCGCGCCAAGATCTGGTACGACCGCTTGCAGTCCGAGGCTCTCGGGGACGATCCCACGTACTGGCAGGAGTGGGTGAACATGGTGGCGCTGGCCGTGAACGAGGAGAACGCCTCCGGCGGCCGCGTGGTCACCGCACCCACCAACGGTGCGGCCGGCATCATCCCCGCGGTCCTGCATTACGCCCTGCACTATCCGCCCGCCGCGGAGCGACGGGACGAGATCGCCGTCGACTTCCTGCTGGCGGCTGGTGCGATCGGCGTGCTGTTCAAGGAGCAGGCCTCGCTCTCGGGCGCCGAGGTGGGCTGCCAGGGGGAGGTGGGCTCGGCGGCTTCCATGGCGGCCGGGGGCCTGGCCAGCGTCCTGGGCGGCACCCCGGAGCAGGTGGAGAACGCCGCCGAGATCGCCATGGAACATAATCTCGGCCTGACCTGCGACCCGATCGGCGGTCTCGTGCAGGTTCCGTGCATCGAACGCAACGCTCTCGCCGCGACCCAGGCGATCAACGCGGCGAGGATGGCGCTGTGGGGCGACGGCCAGCATCACGTCTCGCTCGATGAGGTGATCGTGACCATGCGCGAGACCGGGCGCGACATGAGCGAGAAGTACAAGGAGACCTCGCAGGGCGGCCTCGCGGTCAACGTCATCGAGTGCTGA
- a CDS encoding PadR family transcriptional regulator produces the protein MSDEFDVHLQELRRGTVVLAALQLLRTAGYGYGLLQDLERHGLTTDANTLYPLLRRLEKQGYLTSEWNTGEARPRKFYRTSPAGVRLAEVLNRDWRNLDDALTSLPTRDPA, from the coding sequence ATGAGCGATGAGTTCGACGTCCACTTGCAGGAGCTGCGCCGCGGCACCGTGGTCCTGGCCGCGCTGCAGCTCCTGCGCACCGCGGGATATGGCTATGGCCTGCTGCAGGACCTCGAACGCCATGGCCTGACCACCGATGCCAACACGCTGTACCCGCTGCTCCGCCGCCTCGAGAAGCAGGGCTATCTGACGAGCGAGTGGAACACCGGCGAGGCGCGGCCCCGGAAGTTCTATCGCACGTCGCCCGCGGGAGTGCGCCTCGCCGAGGTCCTGAATCGGGACTGGCGCAACCTCGATGACGCCCTCACCTCCCTGCCGACCCGCGACCCCGCATAG
- a CDS encoding DUF4287 domain-containing protein, producing MSFQSYLDNIETKTGLTPRQFIELAHERGFGPGTKATPIIQWLAEDYGLGRGHAMALVHVITKGDQISSKHVGSTGAHSDVSDRLWLDGKDTKPAEPRQ from the coding sequence ATGTCCTTCCAGTCCTATCTCGACAACATCGAGACCAAGACCGGCCTCACCCCCCGGCAGTTCATCGAGCTCGCCCACGAGCGCGGGTTTGGGCCCGGCACCAAGGCGACCCCGATCATCCAGTGGCTTGCCGAGGACTACGGCCTGGGGCGCGGGCATGCCATGGCGCTCGTGCACGTGATCACCAAGGGCGACCAGATCAGCAGCAAGCACGTCGGCTCCACCGGCGCGCACAGCGACGTCAGTGATCGCCTCTGGCTGGATGGCAAAGACACCAAACCAGCCGAACCCCGGCAGTAA
- a CDS encoding squalene cyclase, whose amino-acid sequence MAQDIEPGPDQRVVDWLLGTDPAIRWQVLRDLVDAREAEWRGERERVETEGWGAELLSYQDADGQWAGGAFIPGGFSWERFRNEGQPWTATCWALTELRDLGLDPGSEAARRTVRLIGENSRWNHDGQPYWEGEVEECINGRTVAQGAYFGVDVAPIVERLLSEQMADGGWNCERERGSVRSSFDSTLNVLEGLLEYEQAAPGDDRIAGARAAGEEYLLERRLMYRLSSGELVDPEHLQPVYPPRWQYTVVRALDYFRAAARHAGAAPDPRLHDAVEALRAKRREDGTWAVERRHRGAAWISYGEVGEPSPWLTLQALRILGWWEVG is encoded by the coding sequence ATGGCTCAGGACATCGAACCCGGTCCGGATCAGCGCGTGGTCGATTGGCTCCTCGGGACTGATCCGGCGATCCGGTGGCAAGTCTTGCGAGACCTGGTCGACGCTCGGGAAGCCGAGTGGCGCGGCGAACGAGAAAGGGTCGAGACCGAAGGCTGGGGCGCGGAGCTCCTCAGCTATCAAGACGCCGATGGCCAATGGGCGGGTGGCGCCTTCATCCCCGGCGGTTTTTCCTGGGAGCGGTTCCGCAACGAGGGCCAGCCCTGGACCGCTACCTGCTGGGCGCTCACGGAGCTCCGCGACCTGGGCCTGGATCCGGGATCGGAAGCGGCTCGCCGCACGGTGAGACTCATCGGCGAGAACTCCCGGTGGAACCACGACGGTCAGCCCTACTGGGAGGGCGAGGTCGAGGAGTGCATCAACGGCCGGACCGTCGCCCAGGGGGCGTACTTCGGCGTCGACGTCGCCCCCATCGTGGAGCGCCTGCTGTCCGAGCAGATGGCCGATGGCGGCTGGAACTGCGAGCGGGAGCGCGGTTCGGTGCGCTCCTCCTTCGACTCCACGCTCAACGTGCTCGAGGGCCTGCTGGAGTACGAGCAAGCGGCGCCTGGTGACGACCGGATCGCCGGCGCACGCGCTGCCGGAGAGGAGTACCTCCTCGAGCGCCGACTGATGTACCGGCTCTCCTCCGGGGAGCTCGTCGATCCCGAGCACCTGCAGCCGGTCTATCCTCCTCGCTGGCAGTACACGGTCGTGCGCGCGCTGGACTACTTCCGTGCGGCCGCGCGACACGCCGGCGCCGCACCGGATCCGCGCCTGCACGACGCCGTCGAGGCCCTGCGCGCGAAGCGCCGCGAGGACGGCACCTGGGCCGTCGAGCGCCGTCACCGCGGCGCCGCCTGGATCTCCTACGGGGAGGTGGGCGAGCCTTCGCCGTGGCTCACGCTGCAGGCGCTGCGCATCCTGGGCTGGTGGGAGGTGGGCTGA
- a CDS encoding MFS transporter, giving the protein MTSPPAATVPGEPLRRPGFRRYWSASTLGFIGLAMTTVAVDALIINDLEATESQVGMIRAVQFLPYLLFGLIAGALLDRRHKLPVLVWTTWGTAAALAVIPVLWWLDQLSLVAVGAALFCAGSLGVFTAAAQQSFLPDLVVRGELVPANARLGQSMTTAQTVGPSAGGAAVSVLGAPFGIMIGSLAHVVSAVMLMRVKVSEFSPRRDETQRPSIVRDIRAGVHFTYRHRTLTPLALSTHLWFVANSAGVTVFALYALRHLELSVFLYGTTLALAGISGVFGAVLAPRIGRRLGEGNAVILARLLCAPAWLLVVLAPVHPLWGVAMLGLAQMVHGFSMGLDDPNEMGFRQAVTPRELLGRVGATMRSINRTMAVVGSLLGGLAAGALGYDAALWGVIAIFLVSAVGLALSPHRGARAT; this is encoded by the coding sequence GTGACCTCCCCACCGGCTGCCACCGTGCCGGGGGAGCCGCTGCGCCGCCCGGGGTTCCGGCGCTATTGGTCCGCGAGCACACTCGGCTTCATCGGGCTGGCGATGACCACCGTCGCGGTCGACGCCCTGATCATCAACGACCTTGAGGCCACCGAGTCGCAGGTGGGGATGATCCGCGCCGTGCAGTTCCTGCCCTACCTCCTGTTCGGGCTGATCGCCGGCGCCCTGCTCGACCGGCGACACAAGCTGCCGGTGCTGGTGTGGACCACGTGGGGGACTGCCGCGGCGCTCGCCGTCATCCCGGTGCTGTGGTGGCTCGATCAACTCTCGTTGGTCGCCGTAGGCGCCGCCCTCTTCTGTGCTGGATCGCTGGGAGTCTTCACCGCCGCGGCGCAGCAGTCCTTCCTGCCCGACCTGGTCGTGCGCGGTGAGCTCGTGCCGGCCAACGCCCGGCTCGGCCAGTCCATGACGACCGCGCAGACGGTCGGCCCCTCCGCAGGCGGCGCGGCGGTGAGCGTGCTCGGCGCCCCCTTCGGCATCATGATCGGATCGCTCGCGCACGTTGTCTCCGCCGTGATGCTCATGCGGGTGAAGGTCAGCGAGTTCTCCCCGCGACGGGATGAGACGCAGCGACCGAGCATCGTGCGAGACATCCGCGCCGGCGTGCACTTCACCTACCGGCACCGCACCCTGACGCCCCTGGCCCTGTCGACCCACCTGTGGTTCGTGGCCAACAGCGCCGGCGTGACCGTTTTCGCGCTGTACGCGCTGCGTCACCTGGAGCTTTCCGTCTTTCTCTACGGCACCACACTCGCTCTGGCCGGCATCTCCGGCGTGTTCGGCGCAGTCCTGGCCCCCCGGATCGGGCGCCGCCTGGGTGAGGGCAATGCCGTGATCCTGGCCCGGCTCCTCTGCGCGCCCGCCTGGCTCCTGGTGGTCCTGGCTCCGGTGCACCCGCTGTGGGGAGTCGCCATGCTGGGCCTGGCGCAGATGGTGCATGGCTTCTCGATGGGCCTGGACGACCCCAACGAAATGGGCTTCCGGCAGGCAGTCACGCCGCGTGAGCTCCTCGGCCGGGTGGGTGCCACCATGCGGTCGATCAACCGCACTATGGCGGTGGTCGGCTCGCTGCTGGGCGGCCTCGCGGCCGGCGCGCTCGGCTACGACGCGGCCCTGTGGGGTGTGATCGCGATCTTCCTGGTCTCCGCCGTCGGGCTGGCGCTGTCTCCGCACCGGGGGGCACGAGCGACCTGA
- a CDS encoding VOC family protein, whose product MFRAFTIALPIVDRQRSYAFYQETLGLEPVGAPDADGVPEPLQFRLDANTMLMLVPSGGFGWVLGGRELAAPGTSEMLLSLTLDSAEEVVAAAERMRGAGGEIVLAPAQQEWGFTGVVTDPDGHAWQLINIHH is encoded by the coding sequence ATGTTCCGAGCATTCACCATCGCCTTGCCCATCGTCGACCGGCAGCGGTCCTACGCCTTCTACCAGGAGACGCTCGGGCTCGAGCCCGTCGGTGCGCCGGATGCAGACGGCGTACCCGAGCCGTTGCAGTTCCGGCTCGATGCGAACACCATGCTCATGCTCGTCCCCTCCGGGGGCTTCGGCTGGGTCCTCGGCGGGCGCGAGCTCGCCGCTCCGGGCACCAGTGAGATGCTGCTGAGTCTGACGCTCGATTCTGCCGAGGAGGTCGTCGCGGCGGCGGAGCGCATGCGCGGTGCCGGTGGCGAGATCGTCCTCGCGCCTGCCCAGCAAGAGTGGGGCTTCACCGGCGTCGTCACTGACCCTGACGGCCATGCGTGGCAACTGATCAACATCCACCACTGA
- a CDS encoding permease prefix domain 1-containing protein: MTTTLTSRYIDATVRSLPEEAQADVRPELEASIAEAIEARVDQGEPREQAERDVLTELGDPAVLAAGYADRPLHLIGPRYYLAWARLLRLLLIIVPLCVAGGSVLGHLLAGAGPGTIAGQAALAVMMAVLHVAFWVTLVFVVLERTGADLGLRWSVDELPEDRQSGTGRGALIVSLVFLAFLAVALGWDGVRGFVPSDGEALSILHPELWPWWIAGLYGLMVFEAAVAVGVHLRGRWTATLAILNALLAGLFAAWVLSLLVAGELVNPQLVTLLAENDVDGETLRVLAVLLGCGTAALAIWDAIDGALKWRRDRRAAHLAVPAR, translated from the coding sequence ATGACCACCACACTGACCTCGCGGTACATCGATGCGACCGTGAGGAGCCTCCCGGAGGAGGCTCAGGCGGACGTGCGTCCCGAGCTCGAGGCCTCCATCGCCGAGGCCATCGAGGCGCGAGTCGACCAGGGCGAGCCTCGCGAGCAGGCCGAGCGTGACGTCCTGACCGAGCTCGGTGACCCGGCCGTCCTGGCCGCCGGCTACGCCGACCGACCGCTGCACCTGATCGGCCCCCGCTACTACCTGGCCTGGGCCCGGTTGCTGAGGCTGCTGCTCATCATCGTGCCCCTGTGCGTGGCCGGCGGTTCGGTGCTCGGGCACCTGCTGGCCGGAGCTGGGCCGGGCACCATCGCCGGGCAAGCAGCGCTCGCCGTCATGATGGCTGTGCTGCACGTGGCCTTCTGGGTCACGCTCGTCTTCGTCGTCCTGGAGCGCACCGGCGCCGATCTGGGGCTGAGGTGGAGCGTCGATGAACTACCTGAGGACCGGCAGTCCGGCACCGGGCGAGGTGCCCTGATCGTCTCGTTGGTCTTCCTCGCGTTCCTCGCGGTCGCCCTCGGATGGGACGGTGTGCGCGGCTTCGTGCCCAGCGATGGCGAGGCGCTCTCGATCCTGCATCCGGAGCTCTGGCCGTGGTGGATCGCCGGGCTGTACGGCTTGATGGTGTTCGAGGCCGCCGTCGCCGTGGGGGTCCACCTTCGCGGACGGTGGACGGCGACGCTCGCGATCCTCAATGCGCTGCTGGCGGGACTGTTCGCGGCCTGGGTGCTCTCCCTGCTCGTGGCTGGCGAGTTGGTCAACCCGCAGCTCGTCACGCTGCTCGCGGAGAACGACGTCGACGGTGAGACCCTTCGCGTGCTCGCGGTACTCCTCGGATGCGGGACGGCAGCCCTGGCGATCTGGGATGCCATCGATGGCGCACTGAAGTGGCGCCGCGACCGGCGCGCAGCTCACCTCGCGGTGCCCGCGCGCTGA
- a CDS encoding TetR/AcrR family transcriptional regulator, with protein MGVETAAAGRTRRAILEAGIAVLSVNPGASISEIAARAGVSRSTFHRYFSDKAALTEAANVRAAEEWEAAVGRARLEEGSGFEAYRRLCTELMDSLPTLVWWMSTTGAGAGSADDDEDEVDRRIAAAIRRGHEDGSIDPQLTPEWIGNSLWAMLYAVYYIPAETHGKVGSFEARQQALRTLLKAAATDPASV; from the coding sequence ATGGGCGTGGAGACTGCTGCGGCCGGGCGCACCCGCCGGGCCATCCTGGAGGCCGGGATCGCGGTGCTCTCGGTCAACCCCGGAGCGTCGATCTCGGAGATCGCCGCCCGGGCCGGCGTCTCGCGCAGCACCTTCCACCGGTACTTCTCCGACAAAGCCGCCTTGACCGAGGCGGCGAATGTGCGCGCCGCCGAGGAGTGGGAGGCTGCCGTGGGTCGCGCGCGGCTGGAGGAAGGCTCCGGATTCGAGGCCTATCGCCGTCTGTGCACCGAGCTCATGGACAGTCTGCCCACGCTCGTGTGGTGGATGAGCACGACCGGGGCAGGCGCAGGCTCGGCGGACGATGACGAGGACGAGGTGGACCGGCGGATCGCCGCCGCCATCCGCCGCGGTCACGAGGACGGCAGCATCGACCCTCAGCTCACCCCGGAGTGGATCGGCAACTCCCTCTGGGCGATGCTCTATGCGGTCTACTACATCCCAGCGGAGACGCATGGGAAGGTGGGGAGCTTCGAAGCCAGGCAGCAAGCCTTGCGCACGCTCCTCAAAGCAGCTGCCACCGACCCTGCCTCGGTTTAG
- a CDS encoding maleylpyruvate isomerase family mycothiol-dependent enzyme → MDRLAVIDQESARFAEVLTDVAPDTRVPTCPEWDARDLLWHLTEVHLFWAGILNSGARTDAEVAAVDEGMPGRPEHLQELLELRAHATASLIAALRDIADDEPRWSWWGPDQTAGFTRRMQTYEATMHRVDAERTAGLKVTPIADEVAYGAIDHCADVMWAYLPEWAKYTPRAVVELRTDDEEHSWTIEAGRWHGTGPESGNDFDEPRAVRAATGADPDAHFTGTAHDLALWAWGRGGHVMPWGDDVAIVAMQDVIDAGIQ, encoded by the coding sequence ATGGATCGCCTCGCGGTCATCGACCAGGAGTCCGCGCGCTTCGCGGAGGTACTCACGGACGTCGCCCCGGATACGCGTGTGCCCACCTGCCCGGAATGGGACGCGCGCGATCTCCTCTGGCATCTCACCGAAGTGCACCTGTTCTGGGCTGGGATCCTCAACTCGGGCGCCCGCACCGATGCCGAGGTGGCGGCGGTGGACGAGGGCATGCCGGGCCGGCCTGAGCACCTGCAGGAGCTCCTCGAGCTGCGGGCTCACGCCACGGCATCCCTGATCGCCGCACTCCGCGACATCGCCGACGATGAACCGCGGTGGAGCTGGTGGGGGCCTGATCAGACGGCGGGGTTCACCCGGCGCATGCAGACCTACGAGGCGACGATGCATCGCGTGGATGCCGAGCGGACCGCCGGACTGAAGGTCACCCCCATCGCCGACGAGGTCGCCTACGGCGCCATCGACCACTGTGCCGACGTGATGTGGGCGTATCTGCCCGAGTGGGCCAAGTACACCCCGCGCGCCGTGGTCGAGCTGCGCACCGACGACGAGGAGCACTCCTGGACCATCGAGGCCGGCCGGTGGCACGGCACCGGCCCCGAGTCGGGGAATGACTTCGACGAACCCCGGGCCGTGCGGGCAGCGACCGGCGCAGACCCGGATGCCCACTTCACCGGGACCGCGCACGACCTCGCGTTGTGGGCCTGGGGCCGGGGCGGCCACGTGATGCCCTGGGGTGACGACGTGGCCATCGTGGCCATGCAGGACGTCATCGACGCCGGGATCCAGTAG
- a CDS encoding class I SAM-dependent methyltransferase — protein sequence MSSSQKWGAETARHYDEPGSPMFSPELLAVTTGFLADLAGDGRALELAIGTGRVAIPLADRGVPVVGIEFSEHMAAVLREKVAAERIPVTIGDMATARVPGDFALVYLVYNTLSNLLTQEEQVQCFVNAARHLSPGGRFVIELGVPPLRRMPPGQSAVPFSVSSEHIGIDTIDPVTQRQTSHHYWPQSGRHGRSEHRYLWPAECDLMARIAGMELERRVADWDGSPFTAESASHVSVWRKA from the coding sequence ATGAGCTCCAGCCAGAAGTGGGGCGCAGAGACCGCCCGGCACTATGACGAGCCTGGATCGCCGATGTTCTCCCCCGAGCTGCTCGCGGTCACGACCGGCTTCCTCGCTGACCTGGCCGGCGACGGCCGCGCCCTGGAGCTGGCGATCGGCACCGGGCGTGTGGCGATCCCATTGGCCGACCGCGGGGTGCCGGTGGTGGGCATCGAGTTCTCCGAGCACATGGCCGCCGTGCTGCGCGAGAAGGTGGCTGCCGAGCGCATCCCGGTCACGATCGGCGACATGGCCACCGCACGCGTGCCGGGCGACTTCGCCCTGGTGTACCTGGTGTACAACACCCTCTCCAACCTGCTCACCCAGGAGGAGCAGGTGCAGTGCTTCGTCAACGCCGCGCGGCACCTCAGCCCCGGCGGTCGCTTCGTCATCGAGCTCGGCGTGCCGCCGTTGCGCCGGATGCCACCGGGACAGTCCGCCGTCCCCTTCTCGGTGTCCAGCGAGCACATCGGCATCGACACCATCGATCCCGTGACCCAGCGCCAGACGTCCCATCACTATTGGCCGCAGAGTGGGCGCCACGGGCGCTCTGAGCATCGCTATCTCTGGCCCGCGGAGTGTGACCTCATGGCCCGGATCGCGGGCATGGAGCTTGAGCGGCGCGTGGCGGACTGGGACGGCAGTCCGTTCACGGCGGAGTCGGCCAGTCACGTCTCCGTCTGGCGCAAGGCCTGA
- a CDS encoding ABC transporter ATP-binding protein encodes MNDANIPGSASDAPDSTAPVTPTSERIAILWSFARPHLRVLFLGLVLALAVSAMGLASPMITKWVLDTVAVGGSLRDPVLVLVALLLLGATVGWFQWVMLGRLAEDIVHDARKRMILRYLGARVFALLARGPGELVTRVTSDTVLLNQAASTSIIGLINGGIMIVGSLVLMARLDLVLLGTALAAVVVIFAVFAVLMPRISTVEEKAQAALSDLGSELEGTVRAIKTVKSSSAEPRRFASLMRHVAESRRFSLKSVRIQAGAWTIAGAGLDAAIIMVLATGAYRVSTGEITVATLVAFLLYVWGLTGPLTELTQNLTTLQSGMAAAGRIAQIEQLEVESDDADVRIAGGRDVQLAERQFVSADARSVLNEAPAVELCRVTARYAPQAPPAVRDVSLTVPRRGHVALVGPSGAGKTTLLSLMMRFLDPDAGELRFGGVGYANLTHAEVRAAFAYVEQETPVVPGTIRENLLFTNPQAGERDVDDVLRRLQLAEKFAELPHGLDTPLTDTNVSGGQRQRIALARALLARPAVLLLDEATAQVDGVTEAAIQQVIAEISRTSAVVTIAHRLSTVLDADTIVVLEHGAVRASGTHAELLETDELYNDLVSALRISAPA; translated from the coding sequence ATGAACGACGCAAACATCCCGGGGAGTGCCTCCGACGCACCGGACTCCACGGCTCCCGTCACTCCCACCTCCGAACGCATCGCGATCCTCTGGTCCTTCGCGCGTCCCCACCTCCGGGTGTTGTTTCTCGGCCTGGTGCTGGCCTTGGCCGTCTCCGCGATGGGCCTGGCCAGCCCGATGATCACCAAGTGGGTGCTCGACACGGTGGCCGTGGGTGGTTCGCTGCGTGATCCGGTCCTCGTCCTGGTCGCTCTGCTCCTCCTGGGCGCCACAGTGGGCTGGTTCCAGTGGGTAATGCTGGGCCGGCTCGCGGAGGACATCGTCCATGACGCACGCAAGCGCATGATCCTTCGCTATCTGGGTGCGCGGGTCTTCGCGCTGCTGGCCCGCGGGCCCGGCGAACTGGTCACCCGGGTCACCTCTGACACGGTGCTGCTCAACCAAGCGGCGTCGACCTCGATCATCGGGCTGATCAACGGCGGCATCATGATCGTCGGTTCATTGGTGCTGATGGCCCGCCTCGATCTGGTGTTGCTCGGCACCGCGCTGGCCGCCGTGGTGGTCATCTTCGCGGTCTTCGCGGTCCTCATGCCGCGGATCTCGACCGTCGAGGAGAAGGCCCAAGCTGCCCTGAGCGATCTCGGCTCGGAGCTGGAAGGCACCGTCCGAGCGATCAAGACGGTGAAGTCCTCCTCGGCCGAGCCGCGCCGCTTCGCATCGTTGATGCGCCACGTGGCCGAGTCCCGCCGCTTCTCCCTGAAGTCGGTGCGGATCCAGGCTGGGGCATGGACCATCGCCGGTGCCGGACTGGACGCCGCGATCATCATGGTGCTCGCCACGGGCGCCTACCGCGTCTCCACCGGGGAGATCACCGTGGCGACGTTGGTGGCCTTCCTGCTATACGTCTGGGGCCTGACCGGCCCGCTGACAGAACTGACACAGAACCTCACCACGCTGCAGTCCGGGATGGCCGCCGCCGGGCGTATCGCTCAGATCGAACAGCTGGAGGTCGAGTCCGATGACGCCGATGTGCGGATCGCAGGCGGCCGGGACGTCCAGCTGGCGGAACGGCAGTTCGTCTCCGCGGACGCCCGGAGCGTCCTGAACGAAGCCCCGGCTGTGGAACTGTGCCGCGTGACCGCGCGCTACGCACCCCAGGCACCGCCGGCCGTCCGGGATGTCTCCTTGACGGTCCCGCGTCGTGGTCATGTCGCGCTCGTGGGGCCCTCCGGCGCCGGCAAGACCACGTTGCTCTCGCTGATGATGCGCTTCCTCGACCCCGATGCCGGTGAACTCCGCTTCGGCGGGGTCGGCTATGCGAATCTCACACACGCTGAGGTGCGCGCCGCTTTCGCCTACGTGGAGCAGGAGACCCCGGTGGTGCCGGGCACGATCCGGGAGAACCTGCTGTTCACGAATCCACAGGCCGGCGAGCGGGACGTCGATGACGTCTTGCGGCGCCTGCAGCTGGCGGAGAAGTTCGCCGAACTCCCACACGGTCTGGACACCCCCCTCACCGACACCAACGTCTCCGGCGGGCAGCGCCAGCGCATCGCCCTGGCACGCGCCTTGCTGGCCCGGCCTGCGGTGCTGTTGCTCGACGAGGCGACCGCCCAGGTCGACGGCGTCACCGAAGCCGCCATACAGCAGGTGATTGCCGAGATCTCGCGGACCTCAGCAGTGGTGACCATCGCACACCGGCTCTCCACGGTGCTGGATGCGGACACCATCGTGGTCCTGGAGCACGGAGCCGTGCGGGCCAGCGGCACCCATGCCGAACTCCTCGAGACCGACGAGCTCTACAACGACCTGGTCTCGGCGCTGCGCATCAGCGCACCGGCGTGA